A single region of the Lysinibacillus sp. B2A1 genome encodes:
- a CDS encoding ethanolamine utilization protein EutP — MKNRVMIIGGVQAGKSTLMNALLGKDRQAQKTQALVFDDWIVDTPGEYIENPMYYRNIMATSLEVTHVIYLQDATSSRSVFPPQFSLGIPKIQIGVITKIDAPLADVDRATALLQKVMTHGPIVKTSSWQNLGIELIAPLIELNTDEEIRQFVKDRDSPYLMYSP; from the coding sequence ATGAAAAATCGAGTAATGATAATAGGCGGTGTGCAAGCAGGTAAGTCGACGCTAATGAACGCATTATTAGGAAAAGATAGACAAGCCCAAAAAACACAGGCACTCGTTTTTGATGACTGGATTGTAGATACACCCGGAGAATATATTGAAAATCCGATGTATTACCGAAATATTATGGCCACATCACTTGAAGTGACGCATGTGATTTATTTGCAGGATGCAACTTCATCAAGGAGTGTTTTCCCTCCACAATTTAGCTTAGGCATTCCAAAGATTCAAATTGGCGTGATAACAAAAATTGATGCACCTCTTGCTGATGTGGATAGAGCAACCGCACTATTACAAAAGGTCATGACACATGGTCCTATTGTCAAAACCTCTTCATGGCAAAATCTTGGTATTGAGTTGATTGCACCACTTATTGAGCTCAATACTGATGAAGAAATTCGCCAATTTGTCAAGGATCGTGATAGCCCTTATCTCATGTATAGCCCTTAA
- a CDS encoding ATP-dependent helicase gives MRKSLPFVLTKDRSFFESLGDWMGDVLYDELPEKGFECRDEQIFMAYQIEQALKEKNVLFAEAGVGTGKTIAYLLPAVSYARYTGKPALIACADETLIDQLVKEGGDIYKLQKTLGLDIDVRLAKSRDQYLCLKRFEEAEKVETDEWIDDIAFSIPDGVYAQGSMIAIQPYGERSDYPTVSDEDWHKVNYNAIMQCSVCDQRNRCGQTLHRAHYRKSTDLIICSQDFLMEHLATKESREREGQLALLPEVSMIVLDEGHLLEYAAQKAMTYKVQATTIVKLLERLMVDGVRERTLYAMEKLQDDHELFFDQLRDDLVASKEERKRINKSTTLLKYGKQLVDDVETLLEEFVFESEMYMIPEYDLNMAEEYLEQYQASLRIFIAQGDAVDWLEETDGEETLVIMPRLITEVLAEKLFSKKLPIVFSSATLSVNKDFSYISYSLGIRDYQSFSVPSPFDYEEVMRIYLHELSQKEKTSRVQQLLRDGEKTLILFKSKQAMVDFKAELPLMERMYMAFEGDRELSAIVRDFQDGTIKTLCSYHLWEGLDLPEEALTRVIIYDLPFPPHDPLFDAKRTFAENPYEEVELPFMQLRLQQGMGRLIRTSNDHGDIHILLNEQEVSQRKTFENILAVTPEIK, from the coding sequence TTGCGTAAATCTTTACCTTTTGTATTAACAAAAGATCGTTCGTTTTTTGAGTCATTAGGTGACTGGATGGGCGATGTACTTTATGATGAATTACCTGAAAAAGGCTTTGAATGCCGTGATGAGCAAATTTTTATGGCTTATCAAATAGAGCAGGCTTTAAAAGAAAAAAATGTGCTTTTTGCTGAGGCAGGTGTAGGTACTGGGAAAACGATAGCTTATCTCCTGCCAGCTGTATCCTATGCACGTTATACAGGTAAACCAGCTCTTATTGCCTGTGCGGATGAAACATTAATCGACCAGCTAGTAAAAGAGGGCGGAGATATTTATAAGTTACAGAAAACATTAGGGCTTGACATTGATGTACGCTTAGCAAAATCTAGAGATCAATATTTATGCCTCAAGCGCTTTGAAGAAGCTGAAAAAGTAGAGACTGATGAATGGATTGATGATATCGCGTTTTCTATACCTGATGGTGTATATGCACAGGGATCAATGATTGCCATTCAACCGTATGGGGAACGTAGTGATTATCCAACAGTCAGTGATGAAGATTGGCATAAGGTGAACTATAACGCCATTATGCAGTGCTCCGTATGTGATCAACGTAATCGATGTGGTCAAACATTACATCGTGCTCATTATCGTAAATCCACGGATCTTATTATATGTTCACAGGATTTCCTGATGGAGCATTTGGCAACTAAGGAATCCCGTGAGCGTGAAGGGCAATTGGCGCTATTACCAGAAGTATCTATGATTGTGCTAGATGAGGGTCATCTATTAGAATATGCTGCACAAAAAGCAATGACGTATAAAGTGCAGGCGACAACAATTGTTAAGCTTTTAGAACGTTTAATGGTAGATGGTGTGCGAGAACGGACACTGTATGCGATGGAAAAATTACAAGATGACCATGAGTTGTTTTTCGATCAGCTACGTGATGATTTAGTTGCTTCTAAAGAGGAGCGTAAACGTATTAATAAATCGACCACACTGTTGAAGTATGGAAAACAATTAGTTGACGATGTAGAAACATTACTTGAGGAATTCGTCTTTGAATCTGAAATGTATATGATTCCCGAATACGATTTGAATATGGCTGAGGAATATTTAGAGCAATACCAAGCCTCCTTACGGATTTTCATAGCACAGGGAGACGCTGTTGATTGGTTAGAGGAAACAGACGGGGAAGAAACACTCGTTATCATGCCACGACTTATTACAGAAGTTTTAGCAGAAAAATTATTCTCTAAAAAACTTCCAATTGTTTTTTCATCAGCAACATTGTCTGTTAATAAGGATTTTTCATATATTTCCTATAGTTTAGGAATTCGAGACTATCAATCATTTTCTGTTCCATCGCCTTTTGATTATGAAGAAGTAATGCGAATTTATTTACATGAGCTATCCCAAAAGGAGAAGACATCGCGTGTTCAACAGCTTTTACGTGATGGAGAAAAAACGCTAATTTTATTTAAATCCAAGCAAGCCATGGTAGATTTTAAAGCTGAATTACCACTTATGGAACGGATGTATATGGCCTTTGAAGGAGATCGTGAGCTTTCTGCCATTGTTCGTGATTTCCAGGATGGTACTATCAAAACATTATGCTCCTATCATTTATGGGAGGGGTTAGATTTGCCAGAGGAGGCATTAACACGTGTCATTATTTATGACTTGCCTTTCCCACCGCATGATCCATTATTTGATGCAAAACGTACGTTTGCAGAAAATCCGTATGAAGAGGTAGAATTACCATTTATGCAATTACGTTTACAGCAAGGAATGGGACGCTTAATTCGTACTTCAAACGATCATGGGGATATCCATATTTTGCTAAATGAACAAGAGGTATCTCAGCGTAAAACGTTTGAAAATATCTTAGCTGTCACACCAGAAATAAAGTAA
- a CDS encoding histidine kinase, which translates to MIGVLNLSNIQSLCSQYTNLSSTDIEKLLEIETTLSYYAELTDCYMFIDCMMENLPHAIVVAEAFPKKERHLYEKSVIGKFVFESFEPAVFAAFKNKEKSSISRAITQEGITVEQNVVPLFNNEQQVIAVLIQEKKVEMKTTPKDDFQNMPFALIEHIVEPNSQPIPVVSDLLVESIILTNHENKVIYSNPAGYRFISELSGLERFDNVALNKILPFLQEVYDKGDDVFFLEITIERKSFIVKKIPIRSQNDKVTLLIIHDLTELKLKENELMMKTFAIREIHHRVKNNLQTVTSLLRLQMRNDLSASSASAFQEALNRIYSISSVYELILENEDNAEEKVDVIALSKKIGHKMVGTSNTPSIQLVFHHEDIQLFCHSKKAVSLALIICELLQNALKYAFVGREEGIIDIQFLQDASVISLHISDNGVGMQEVKASFGMEIITRLVEYDLAGTFSIIPSEEGTHTQIQFPVSEEVFILND; encoded by the coding sequence ATGATAGGGGTGTTGAACCTGTCGAACATTCAATCATTGTGTAGTCAATATACAAACTTATCTTCAACAGATATAGAAAAGTTATTAGAAATAGAAACTACACTATCCTATTATGCAGAGTTGACAGATTGCTATATGTTCATAGATTGTATGATGGAAAATCTACCACATGCAATTGTCGTGGCAGAGGCATTCCCCAAAAAAGAAAGACATTTATACGAAAAGTCTGTTATTGGGAAATTTGTTTTTGAGAGTTTTGAGCCAGCAGTATTTGCTGCTTTTAAAAATAAAGAAAAATCATCCATTTCTAGAGCCATCACACAAGAAGGTATAACAGTTGAACAAAATGTTGTCCCACTCTTTAATAACGAGCAACAGGTTATTGCCGTGTTGATTCAGGAAAAAAAGGTGGAAATGAAAACAACACCAAAAGATGATTTTCAAAATATGCCCTTTGCTTTAATTGAGCATATTGTAGAACCGAATTCTCAACCAATACCAGTTGTTTCGGATTTGCTAGTAGAATCTATAATTCTTACCAATCATGAAAACAAAGTAATTTATAGTAATCCTGCAGGCTATCGATTTATCTCAGAGCTTTCGGGGTTAGAACGTTTTGACAATGTTGCATTGAATAAGATTTTGCCATTTTTACAAGAGGTATATGATAAAGGCGATGATGTCTTTTTCTTAGAAATTACGATTGAGCGTAAATCCTTCATTGTGAAAAAAATTCCTATTCGTAGTCAAAATGATAAAGTAACACTTCTCATTATTCATGATCTGACAGAGCTAAAGCTGAAAGAGAATGAATTGATGATGAAAACATTTGCTATACGAGAAATTCATCATCGTGTTAAAAATAATTTACAAACAGTTACAAGCCTATTGCGTTTGCAAATGCGAAATGACTTGTCAGCTTCAAGTGCAAGTGCTTTTCAAGAGGCATTAAATCGAATATATAGTATATCATCTGTCTATGAACTGATTTTAGAGAATGAGGATAATGCGGAAGAGAAAGTAGACGTTATCGCGTTATCTAAGAAAATTGGACATAAGATGGTGGGTACCTCTAATACACCATCTATTCAATTAGTCTTCCATCACGAAGACATTCAGTTATTCTGTCATTCGAAGAAGGCTGTATCCCTTGCGCTAATCATTTGTGAGCTACTACAAAATGCATTGAAATATGCTTTTGTTGGTCGTGAGGAAGGTATAATCGACATTCAATTTTTACAGGATGCATCTGTCATTTCACTTCATATTTCTGACAACGGCGTTGGGATGCAAGAGGTGAAGGCATCATTTGGAATGGAGATTATAACAAGACTTGTTGAATATGATTTAGCTGGCACATTTTCAATTATCCCTAGTGAAGAAGGTACGCATACTCAAATTCAGTTTCCTGTAAGTGAGGAGGTATTTATCCTAAATGACTAG
- a CDS encoding ethanolamine utilization protein, with protein sequence MKTEKIYSAGIDIGTSTTKMVVSSFLLKNVAGITHVPRIEIIEKKVLHQSPIIKTPFINHEIIDMEKIEQFIFQQYQLAHISPAEISTGAIIITGESATKENASEVIHAISDSAGHFLVATAGPDLEGIIAAKGAGTVQQSKNTAKVIANIDIGGGTANIAVMQFGEVIGTCTLHVGGRLIEFHDGKVQSISPPIKKLMERWSHPLQLGDSASDARVAQLIQELVSTLVKTLNGQLTDEQHPLLLGHLPNWTKPVDAIVFSGGVASCIYENNCTQRQYDDIGESLAKILVQHEQLQSFLWLQPEETARATVTGAGMQTTEISGATIQVDEDVLPLKNVPVFNCHMSTATKAFDETVKMAVERADALFSTQDNRSPFALYFSELPYLNFHDVHALCEAILQHLATRCSKEIPIIIVIQSDYAKIIGQTIHAINSTVPIICIDQIKVETGDYIDIGEVLPSGVVPVVVKTLAFHSK encoded by the coding sequence TTGAAGACAGAAAAAATTTATAGTGCAGGCATTGATATTGGAACTAGTACAACAAAAATGGTTGTTAGTAGTTTTCTGTTGAAGAATGTTGCGGGGATAACACATGTACCACGGATAGAAATTATTGAAAAAAAGGTGTTACATCAAAGTCCTATTATTAAAACACCATTTATCAATCATGAAATTATTGATATGGAAAAGATCGAACAATTTATATTTCAGCAATATCAGCTTGCTCACATCTCACCAGCAGAAATCTCAACAGGCGCCATTATTATTACAGGTGAATCTGCTACGAAGGAAAATGCCAGTGAGGTTATTCATGCAATTTCAGACTCAGCCGGTCATTTTTTAGTGGCAACTGCTGGGCCTGATTTAGAAGGAATTATTGCTGCTAAAGGTGCAGGTACAGTACAACAGTCCAAAAATACTGCAAAAGTCATTGCGAATATTGATATCGGTGGCGGTACCGCGAATATTGCGGTTATGCAGTTTGGTGAAGTTATTGGTACATGCACACTTCATGTTGGTGGGAGGCTCATAGAATTTCATGATGGTAAAGTTCAATCGATTTCACCACCAATTAAGAAGCTGATGGAAAGGTGGTCACACCCTTTACAGCTTGGTGATTCAGCTAGTGATGCTCGTGTGGCACAGCTAATTCAAGAATTGGTAAGCACATTAGTAAAAACGCTAAATGGTCAATTAACAGATGAGCAACATCCATTACTGTTAGGTCATTTACCAAATTGGACTAAGCCAGTTGATGCTATTGTCTTTTCTGGTGGTGTAGCTTCCTGTATCTATGAAAATAATTGTACACAGCGTCAGTATGATGATATCGGCGAAAGTTTAGCGAAAATATTAGTACAACATGAGCAGCTACAATCATTTTTATGGCTACAGCCTGAAGAAACTGCTCGTGCAACGGTAACGGGTGCAGGTATGCAAACAACAGAAATAAGCGGAGCAACCATTCAGGTGGATGAAGATGTACTACCACTAAAAAATGTGCCAGTATTCAATTGCCATATGAGTACAGCTACAAAAGCATTTGATGAGACGGTAAAGATGGCAGTGGAAAGAGCAGATGCCTTATTTTCCACACAGGACAATCGTTCACCATTTGCCCTCTATTTTAGCGAGTTACCGTATTTAAACTTTCATGATGTACATGCATTATGTGAGGCCATTTTACAGCACTTGGCAACAAGATGCTCCAAGGAAATACCAATTATCATAGTCATTCAATCAGATTATGCAAAGATTATTGGGCAAACCATTCACG
- a CDS encoding response regulator → MTRKVMIVEDESLIAIDLKFMLEDNGYEVVAQANNGESAIELAFAHEPQLILMDIKMPKLDGLKASKIIEQQLGIPVLFISAYSEKELLLYMKQDNILGYVMKPFSEKNVLPALEVAFHQIDKFNRLNGELLHKQTELEKRKVIERAKGLLMQSENLSEDEAYKKIRNESMQTQQEMVTIAKRIINTLQVNS, encoded by the coding sequence ATGACTAGGAAAGTAATGATTGTCGAAGATGAGTCACTTATTGCCATTGATTTAAAATTTATGCTTGAAGATAATGGCTACGAGGTAGTGGCACAAGCAAACAATGGAGAATCGGCAATTGAGCTGGCTTTTGCACATGAGCCACAGTTAATCTTAATGGATATTAAAATGCCCAAACTAGACGGATTAAAGGCTAGCAAAATTATTGAACAGCAATTGGGAATACCAGTGCTATTTATATCAGCCTATAGTGAAAAAGAATTGCTTCTATACATGAAGCAAGACAATATTTTAGGATATGTCATGAAACCGTTTTCTGAGAAAAATGTCCTTCCAGCGTTGGAGGTGGCATTTCATCAAATTGATAAATTCAACCGTTTAAACGGAGAATTACTGCATAAACAAACAGAATTAGAAAAACGCAAAGTTATCGAACGTGCAAAAGGTTTACTGATGCAGTCAGAAAATCTTAGCGAGGACGAGGCGTATAAAAAAATTCGAAATGAGAGCATGCAGACTCAACAGGAAATGGTGACAATCGCGAAACGAATTATTAATACCTTACAAGTAAATAGTTGA
- a CDS encoding propanediol utilization protein, whose translation MSEEKKRFIQEFVPGKQLTLSHLIANPDPDMFQKLGIQEAGALGIMTCTPSETVIIAGDLATKSANVKLGFLDRFTGSLVIVGSVSEVEMAMLEINRFLSEMLGYTPSKITKS comes from the coding sequence GTGAGTGAAGAAAAAAAGCGATTTATACAGGAGTTTGTGCCCGGGAAGCAACTAACATTAAGTCATCTAATCGCTAATCCAGATCCTGATATGTTTCAAAAGCTTGGAATTCAAGAAGCAGGTGCGCTCGGCATTATGACATGTACACCTAGTGAAACAGTGATTATTGCTGGTGATTTAGCCACAAAGTCGGCCAATGTAAAACTAGGCTTTCTAGATCGCTTTACAGGTAGCCTAGTGATTGTTGGTAGTGTCTCTGAGGTGGAAATGGCGATGTTAGAAATTAATCGTTTTTTATCAGAGATGCTCGGCTATACACCATCAAAAATAACAAAGTCATAG
- a CDS encoding ethanolamine utilization protein EutH produces MAMIGTIIVYIIMICAVLGAIGAIRDAEYGIGKEFMNGIHTVGHIFVPAAGIMAAIPYLTWFISHFISPIFELIGADPAIAATTILASDMGGYQLANALKESYEGWVMALVVGFMSGATIVFSIPMGLAMLDKRDHKYMALGIMAGVLTIPIGAFISSIMIVLFNTEVREVISTTEAPTYVFAISVLQILINLLPLFIFVILIALGLKLIPNGMIKGFMIFGRVMDAGIKLVLVFSIVEIFTGIFTKVFGAWGFDPIMADEIDQFRALETAGYIGIMLAGAFPMVYLIRKYASKPLEAAGKKLGLSSVGSAGILATIANILAMFTLIRHMPPKDKVINIAFGVCSAFLLGDHLSFTANFQPTIILPVIAGKFLAGVIAIILAYKLSVPTALRLEQEDREAGIIKEGEYLTDTKS; encoded by the coding sequence ATGGCAATGATAGGAACGATTATCGTTTATATTATTATGATTTGTGCTGTTTTAGGGGCGATCGGAGCAATTCGGGATGCAGAGTATGGGATTGGTAAGGAATTTATGAATGGTATCCATACAGTTGGTCATATTTTCGTACCAGCGGCAGGGATCATGGCAGCTATACCTTACTTAACATGGTTTATTAGTCATTTTATTAGTCCGATTTTTGAATTGATTGGTGCTGATCCTGCAATTGCAGCAACAACAATTTTAGCTTCGGACATGGGAGGCTACCAATTAGCCAATGCTTTAAAAGAGTCATACGAGGGATGGGTAATGGCTCTAGTTGTTGGATTTATGTCAGGAGCAACCATTGTATTCTCAATTCCGATGGGACTTGCGATGTTAGATAAACGTGATCATAAATATATGGCGTTAGGTATTATGGCTGGCGTTTTAACAATTCCGATTGGTGCGTTTATTTCATCCATTATGATTGTGCTGTTTAATACAGAGGTTCGTGAAGTAATTAGTACAACAGAGGCACCAACATATGTATTTGCTATTTCTGTGTTACAAATTTTAATCAATTTATTGCCTTTATTTATTTTCGTTATCTTAATTGCATTAGGACTAAAGTTAATTCCAAATGGCATGATCAAGGGCTTTATGATTTTTGGTCGCGTTATGGATGCTGGTATCAAGCTTGTACTTGTGTTCTCTATTGTAGAAATTTTCACAGGAATCTTTACGAAGGTTTTTGGAGCATGGGGCTTTGATCCGATTATGGCAGATGAGATTGATCAATTCCGAGCGTTAGAAACAGCTGGGTATATCGGTATTATGCTAGCGGGTGCATTCCCAATGGTGTACTTAATCAGAAAATATGCTTCTAAACCTCTAGAAGCAGCAGGGAAAAAACTAGGCTTATCATCAGTTGGAAGTGCAGGTATTTTAGCAACCATTGCTAATATCTTGGCAATGTTTACACTGATTCGTCATATGCCTCCTAAAGATAAGGTCATTAATATTGCCTTTGGGGTTTGTTCAGCATTTTTACTTGGAGATCATTTATCGTTTACGGCTAACTTTCAGCCAACCATTATTTTACCTGTTATTGCAGGGAAGTTTTTAGCTGGTGTTATTGCGATTATTCTAGCCTATAAATTATCTGTACCAACAGCTTTAAGATTGGAGCAGGAAGATCGCGAGGCAGGCATTATCAAAGAAGGAGAATACCTAACAGATACTAAGTCTTAA